The Nymphaea colorata isolate Beijing-Zhang1983 unplaced genomic scaffold, ASM883128v2 scaffold0670, whole genome shotgun sequence DNA window GCGCTGAAATAGACGAGCATAACGAACACAAAGACGACGAGTATCCTTTCAAAGGGGTCCTCGATGCATACGAACTTGACCACTTGTATAGAAATTAGAAAGGAAGCGACTGCATCAGTCCCATGATCAAAAAGCATTCCAAGGGGGGAACTCGAGTCTACATGAAAAGATGATTACTTGTTCTTCTGGCCTGTTTGCCATCGAGGTTGTCCAAATTTTGGTAGATGAAGATACTGACCCCCATTAGGACCAATTGCCAAGGAGCAGTATGGGAATAATCTCCACTCATGAAGAGGACGTGTGAGACAGTGAGCAGGATGAGAGAGGCGCACGTGATGGCATTGGGCGCAACATGCTGCGGAACATATTTGATGAGTTTATCAGCAAGGGGGGACCAGACATGCTAATAGGAGATGCTGCCGTTGCCGCCACTGTacttgaaggtcttgaagtTGGCCTCGGCTGAATATAAGGATCGCTACTCTATGGAAGGACGTAGGTGATCATGCTTAGTTGTTATAGTTGAATAATCCCAAATTGTCATCACTTGCCCATTAAATCTTATCCATCTTACGATTGGCATATCAAAGTAAATACCATTACCGCAATTAAAATACACTTGGTGAGCAATGGCCATGCCCGAAGCATTATATTATAATGGAGGAAAGCAAGCCGTAACAATTGCGATTGGCTCAATTGCAAGTGCTGTGTTTGGGGGCCGGACAAGACGTTGGAAGATCTTGTGTATGCGTGACTCTTAAGGACAAGACCATCATGTTCGACTCAGGCATCCACATGCTCTATTCCGACAGTCGCAGATACCCTGACTTCTCCCAGCTCTACTCTCCACCCAACAGCATCAACCAGGCCGTCCATCTTGTCCTCCTCACCCATTTCCACCTCGATCATTGCGGCGCCCTCCCCTATCTTACCTAGCATCACGGATACAGTGGACCTATCCTCGCTTCCACGCCTACCAAGGCCCTCCTGCCGCTCATGCTGGAGGATTACAGAAAAGTCATCACAGAGCAGAAGAAAGAGGAGCAATTCTATGTCTTCACTGCTGGAGAGGTGAGGGCATCAGCAGACAGAGTCAAAAGCATTGGATTATTCGAGACCGTAGAGGTGAATGGCATAAGGGTGACATCTTACTATGCAGGACATGTGCTTGGTGCTTGCATGTTCCACGTCGAATACGGCGGTCTTTCAGTTGTCTACACAGGAGACTATAACTCCTATGCTGACCGCCACCTGGGAGCTGCCTCGGCTCCTCGGCTCAGTCCCAACCTGCTCATCACCGAAACCACCTATGCCACCACCATCAGAGATACTaagagagaccgagagaggacGATGCTGCAACTCATTACGTAGACTGtagaaaaaggagggaaagtTTTAATACCCGTCTTTGCGTTGGGTCGTGCGCAGGAATTATCAGTCTTGCTGGAAAGCTATTGGAAGAGGACTGACAGTAGTGTCCCTATCTACTTCTCAGCAGGACTTATAGAGAGGGCAAATCTCTTCTATCGGCTCTTCGTGGACTGGCAGAACtaaaaaatccaagaagaatTCGCAAACGGAGACAACATGTTTGAATTCAAGAAGGTAAAGCCATTCGATAAGTCCCTTTTGAAAGCAGACATGCCTTATGTTCTTTTCGCCACGCCAGGCATGCTCCACGGAGGATCAAGCATGCAAGTCTTCAAGGAATGGTGTGCTGATGAACGCAACACTCTCATCATTCCCGGCTACTGTGTTGAAGGAACCTTAGGAAATAAGCTTTTAAGGGGAGCCAAGGAGGTAATGCTTGACAAGAAACTTTATGAAGTGAAGATGAAAGTTGTAAATGTTTCCTTTTCTGCTCACGCAGATGCCAAGGGTATCATCAACTTGCTCAGGAACATAGATCCTTAGAACATAATGCTCGTCCATGGAGATAAGATGAAAATGGAAGCATTTGCTCCGCTGGTCCAGCAACAACTTTCAAAGCCAGTCTACATGCCAGCCAACCTTGACCGTATCAGCATCGACTGCATTCCTCACAGTGAAATTTAGCTCTCCTCTCTTCCGACAGCTGCTCAAGGCTTTCTCTTCTCACATGCCGGCGATTATTGCCTCGCTCAGGAGAAAAACTTCATGAAATAGGTCAATAGAATATTGGCGTTAGCAGGTGGTGACCCAAAGATAGCAATTGCAGATCCTATATAATGCGAATTTACATTGGAGGAACAAAATGGAATAGATTTTCTGATGAAAAAATATGCAGGAACATTGAATTTCAATAGTTGTTGTggcaaaaatgaagaaatataaGGCGAGAATACCCCAATAGTCAAAAGATAATACACCAAAATGAAGTAATAGAAGCCTTAGATGAAAGTATAAGGCCGTCTGCAATCAGTGGCTTCCTTTTTGAAGGATCTAAAGGCGTTAAAGCGACGCGATAAGGAATGATCAATACTTTTGTAGTTACATTATATTTATATCAGCTATGACAGAGAGCAAAGTAACAGAGACGCAAACCGGCACCCTCTTCTACACCAAGATCAGAGAGGGAAGCGCACCCTATAGAGTTAGGTTCAGATCCTTCCAACAGGGCTGCTCGAAAATCGAGAAGTAAAGGAATAACTTTCGCAACTTTAGGTCAACTATAACTACTTCAAGTAAAACATTCATGACTCAGATACGGTAAGAGCCAAACTCGGAAGCAAAGCCTTCAAACGGCACACCGGTAATCTGCCccaaaattatacaaaaatatgaaagatagATGCAAGGATAGTGAGCAATTGCGATTGCGTTTGAAATCGATGCGCGATACGAGACGTTCGATCTTCTAGCGGATAAAGTTGATAAAGGAATGATCATCTATCTAACTACAtgaataaaacagaaaagaagataTGAGAAGCAGGGTCATCGTCCATGCCTTCCGCTTGTTGTCACCACCGACATCTTGATCTTGGAGTTGCTCTTGCTGTGGGAAATCGATCGCTATTCGTTTAGCGTTATCGCTGATGCGCAACGAGTAAAAGAAGCGTTGGAACGGTCTGGTCGGTCGAGCTTGAAGTCGATGTTGTACAGGGAAGCTTTGGAGATCTACATACGGTCCTTTTTGTAGAACTATCGACTTTATTACAATGAAGGAGAATCTATACCCattatttactttttctttgaCTTTTAATTTTGGCCATTTTTTGGCAAGATTGGAGATCTATCTTTAACTGTTTATCTAGGAGCTATTTTTGGAGCCTTTGAAGGCGTCACTTATGTTTTTTGCCGattttatttgttatatctGCTGAGTTGCCTCTATATAAactctttcttttgtctttatCTTTATTAATTGTTGACCATGTTCACCTTGGTAGAAGCTAAGAGAACATTATTTGGCTCATTTCTTTAGATTTTATTACTGTTTTTACGTTTTCTTATGCTTTTCTTCGATAATTAGAAACCTATGGCACATATTCTTCCTAAATCCTTATACCATAAGCTTACTCTTCAGGATATGTGTTTTATATCTACGCAAATTATTCTCTTTAAATGTATTGttcttggatttgaaattgtgCCTAGCTTTGCATAGAATTGCATTAGAGGTAGGGCCTACAGTTCAGCATCATTTGGTAttgataattattttatttttccacatTTTTGGAGAATTTGGACAAAGTGTGAGGCATGGTTGGACGTTTCATATGTTATAATGCTGGTTTCGTGTAAATTTAATACGGTGGCTACTATTTGTAAGTATGCTTCTGTTTATTTTCCAGATATATATTGTTCGACCTGATGGATTTGATCTTTTGCGCTATCTCCTTGCCATTCCCAATGCTACTCATAATTTCCTCAAGGTATGTCTGATACTAAGACGACTGCAGATACtcccatttctttttttattcaatgcTTTGCGTCATTACTTATGGTTGCCTGCTCAGCGGGACATACGGCTTGGGTTACCTTCTTGCAGCAGACCCCATCATGCTATCAAACTCAACCGAATTGGTCGTAAAGACAGGAATGGTCTCTTTGGCTTTCCTTTAGAAGTGATACTCAGGAGGTGCATCCTCACGCTCACTTCTAAGTTTCTTCAAGGATCGCTATTGCCTTTCTAAAGCCTCTTCGAACTCGAGAATCTTTAGATCAGTACGCATAGCCTTCTGCCGAGAGTGATTAGTGATGTATGGATCTCTGCGATGGCTCATATGACAGTTAATAGATGTATTCGTTATAAAAACAAGATCAATCCTCTTCGAAGAATTCATTTGGTCCGCTCTTCGATTTTTGCCGATATCCTTGCACTGACATCTGGCTCTCCATCTAACTGGGATCGTGACTTTGCTAAAAGTCTTCGTCTTCGTCGTTGCGGTGGTATGAAGTGGCGGAATCGTCGTGGATGCGCTCtcctttgttgttcttgtaCTTCATGGAAAGGATTTTCTCCAGCTCTGCCTGACTGTCTGCGATGCGGATCGGCCCCAAAAGGTCTCGGATGTATTCGCTTTTGCTGTGCTTGTCGTATTGCATTTAGGAGGGAAGAGGCGGCTTGTTGATGCTTTCCTTGAGACGGAAGTAAGCGGCATGATCGGGATCCAACTCCATACGAGTCTTCAAGTCCGCCCACCAAGCGCACTCGGATATTTAATCGAGAAGCAGATACGATTCTGCATAATCATCGCTGGAGAGGCGGTAGGTGGCGGCGATGAACTATTTCACATCTGGGTGCAGTGATTCTATGCTTCCCCTTGTGTAATGGTTCGGAAAGCAGTGGAGAAGTAGCTAGGAAAGCCTGCGGTGGTCGAAGAGTGTGAAATTAGTTCGAGCAAAGTCGAAAACTGGAAGCTATCCTCCCTGCCAGGCCTACAAGAACCGACGGATTTGCAGATGACCGTTGGTGTTGATGAACTGGTTAAAAATTGCCAACGGAATGATGTCTCTCTTGTAGCATTCCTCCAAGACCTAATCTACGTTCCATACGCCCAGATCGATCTCACCCCCTTctccattctttttccttctgtcTAGGAAGGTATCATAACCACTGTGGAAAACTCTTGGAACTGCTGGTCtgaacatcttcttcttcatgggTTACAGCGGCTTATAGGGACGAGGTTCATTCAATTTATGTTTTTCAGGCGGCAGTTCCACCATGTTGGAGATGCATATGCGCTCACTGCTCACCTTGCACCGCAATTGCCGAGTGGGATCCCATACGTCTTCGTGCCTGAAGCGTTAAAATTGCAACTAGGGCCTTTGCTTGCGCGCTGGAGGCTACAAGAAATCTAGTTTTATCCTCATCACGTCTCTTGGCCTGTCAGACTATCGTATGGTTAGAAGTTGGGAAACCTATCGACTCTTTGGTATGATTATCTATTCCTCATCTTCGGTCTTTACACCATATTCCAGTTTcgcctctgcctctgcctttACTTCTGCTTCGCTCAGACTGAACATCATTTCCTCATCGATGTGTTCCATTTTGCTTGCCATGGAGACCCTGCTGCTTCGGTCAAATTCCACTTTTTAGTAATCTCCGAGCAGATCTCCCATCGTCTCAGGTCTCTTCGCCATCTTGTGACACGCTTGTTTCCTTAAAGAGAGAGCTTGAAGGATTTTAATCAGagattctttaaaaaataagcaaTTTTGTGTTGtaactttgaagaaattattaTAAATGATATGATTAGGGAACGTGAATGATAATAAAGAATAATGCCATGTAGATAACAGAACATAACCAATCAGTTGAAAGAGCGAGCGTGCTGTCCCTACAGATTCACCAATGCCATTCCTCCGGCTGGTACAGCCACCAATAGAACTTCGTTTCCCTCCACTTTGAGCACTCTAGATCCGAAATTTTTCGCTTTTCCTGCTACCATCACATGCGGTAGCTCGTGCATGACAAGGTGATCGTAAAGGTATGGCTCTGTCCTGAGGCTGAATGGCGATGTGGGGCAAAAGTGGGAGAAGTTGATCATATTTTCAAGGACTTCAAGCTCGTCCTTTGCCAGAGAACAATTACGCATGAAATCAACCACATTCTCACCACAACTGATATGCATTTTGAGGCCGTTTTCAGCTGCGAATTATTGGGGATTGGAGCATAGGCCGATCTGCGTTTGAGTGCGTGCGAAGAAATTGCCATTGTAAGGCTGTAGGGGGAACATCTTCCTCCTGTCTGCGTTGGAAGAGGGCATCATGAAGACATCGACGATGTCCTTCAGGTCCTCCACAACCTCCGCCATCCTCCTTATCGACTAAACCTGCATCTCCACGCCGCCAATCACCACCACCGCTGCAATCGACCGTACCTCTTCGCTAAAGGTTAATCTCAACTGCTGAGACACAGCCATGCATTGCTGGATGGTAGGCTAGGAAAGGACTAGTATTTGCTTTCCCCTTAAGGCTACTCCTTCCTGGGTGATGAAGTTCGCCTTAGAAGAGGCTGGGGCGCAAGAGTGGGCAGGAAGAGATGGCGAACTGAAAACCTATTCGAGTGTTTCTTGAATCTTCCCTCCAGGACCACATGCACTCCATAGGGAAAATCAGTAGCTTTTAATTTCCTTCCCCCCACTGCACATTCCACCACGTTCAGCTTCAGCTTGCTCGTCTTATCCTCGATTTCCAGCTCATCGTTTTCGTCATAGATAATGGCATTATTGCAGTATTTTTCGGGGAATTCCTTTTCAAATGCCCTCACCCTCCTAGTCTACAATCTTTTTATCGTGCCCGAAATGCAATATTTCCCGTAATCTTCGCTGACCTGGCAATTGGCACCACTCCAGGGACCGTAAACCTGCCAGCGAATTGCTCCATGCGTGAAATGTAGATACTCTTGAACTCAAGACCAACTTTGCAGTCAGTTGTATTCCATCCCATTTGCGTTGCCTCTACCAGTCCAGTCTATCTGGGCGCGGCGGGGCCAAGAGTGAGCGCGTTGAGGTCGGCGAGGAGGTCAAGCAATCTTACCCGAGCATATTTGGCGCAATTAAATAAATTAAGATATGCCGCAGTTGAATGCATCCATATACAAAAATCATCATCAAAAGATCAAAAACCTTAGAAAATGCCACGACCGAACGCACGGAGCTTCTTATTCTACTTCTTCTACTCTTGCTATAGACGCTGCCTCAGGAAAAGATCAGGCTCGTCCAGATAGTACTACCTAAGGAATAACTAAACGCTCTCTCTTCCGATTAGCTTCTATAGGTGAAGCAGGAATTGTATGTTTCGGTATTTTTAGAGCGGATCTGATGGCGATTCCAAGTAGTTTCTCATGTGCTAGAGGGTTTGGCGTTAGACTGTGTAGGTTGGGTAAGAGTAGCTCCAGTCATATCCCTCCTCTATACGGTTGGGAtctaaataaaggaaaaatataccCAAACGATGACTTCCTTGAAGTATATCCTGTCCGTCTCCACTCCTTGCCTCAAAAAGGTCGGCAATCTTGATCTCTCCTAAGGAGATCTTGCAGGTGCAAGGTCAAAAAGTCCTAATTGCTTTATCTTTCGAATAGAAGCCACTCCTGTGTAGAGCTTGGAACTGGTCACTGACCATGAAGCATTCGAAATGCGGTTACTCTCCTTATACTAAATAGAATGGTAATTACATTGTAAGCGCATGGTGATGCCATAAGGAGCAGGCTATCCTTCCTCTTCCCTCAGCCACTGCCCTGGAAAAGCGATGACATCATCAATTCAAGTCCACTGATGTGCGGAGAGCAATACAGAATGCCGATTTCCTGCAGATTAAAATAGCCGAAAAGGTAGCTTCTTTCTATGAGCGATTCCGGATTGATATAATTGGCTCCAGGAGCTTGCTCTTCGGGAAAGTATACGTTTTAAACGTAGGCTACGTCGTCGATGATCCGTCCCAGCAATATCCCCACGCATTTTGCATCAACCACCCTGTATACCTCCCTTGTGCGCACTATAACTCTACTTATGTGAGCGTATTTTTGTGGAGCCACAGTCAAAGTAGGCGCCATACAGGCATCGCACAAGGCTTGGGGATAGGGAAGGTGTTCCTGCAGTCTAAATCAATGAAATATGTTTTTCTGCTGAGGGAGGCACACATTTTCCACAAGGCTTGCGATGTTGGCACTGGCTTTTTAGGGACTAAAGGTAATAGCAAAACTTCTAGTATTTGAGAAGATGCTGGCAACGTTTGCAGGTCTCATAGTCGGGGTGTAGGCAAGCAGCTAAATAAATCCAAATATACCTTATCTATTTTCTTGGGGCAGACAGCGTAGACACTTCATATGCGGCGCATGTTTGCACTCCAGTTTCTTCTTATCATTGGGCTCGattcctttttttccattttattccgATTGACCATGCAATGTATGCACATGCCCTTCTCACCATGCGTGCACTTGTTCGTCCTGAAGTTCATCTTTTTATATAATAATACACTTTTTCATCATTGATAACATGGTAAGGATGAATCCTGGAGCTTATGGATGGGATTGGAGATGAGGAATAGAATGGAGACTATTATTGATAATTTCTATATGAAAGTTTACTTACGTGTGTGTGGTATGGTATTAATAATACTTTTAAGTTGATGGAGGATAAAGTTACGGTTGCCAGAACGATTAATAGCTGGAATTGCCTCGAGAGCGGCCCGCAATCCATCTTGCTGATAGGCCCAAGCCACACAGGCAGGACCACCTTTGCTGAACTCATCCGCAAATACTTATATGGCAATCCTTCTACCGCCCTTGCGTATGATAACGGGAAATACAATTTGGAAGGAGTCATCTCCAACAAGTCCATCAAGATCCAGACCTCGTACCCCGCTCTTTACGAAAAGTCCAAGAAGGACAAGCAGGAGTTGAGGTTGGTCGATGTGCCATCGTTTATATATCCACCCGAAAATAAGAAATGGGGGCCTCTTTAACAAAAATTGACTACGACTGCTGGTCGCCAAGAGCAACAAGGTCGGCTTCCTTCTCTTCATCGAAGAAAAATCAACCAGGACCAACATTATTCCATGGAAGAAAGCTCTCCTTGGATTTTTGGATATTTTCAGACCGGAATGCCTCACTGATGACCTTTTGGACAGCATCGGTATGGCAATCACCAAGGCTCCACCCGAAATCAAAGAGGAAACTATGGTTGCTAGGCTCAAGCAAATGAAACAGACGCTCTAGAAGGAAAAATGCCCTGTTATTGCAGCTGTCGACAAACTCTTCAAGAACATCATCGAGAAAAATcgcatcatcatcttcaaaaAAGTACAGGGATGATTCCGAAAAAGACAGCATTCTAGGCAATTGGTCGCAGCTCTAAAAAATGGCAAATTACAACATCACAAGAGAACATATCAAGGAACAGACATGGCAGCCAGATGCAGAAAAGTCAATCCTTGAGTATTTGGACTGTGGAGAATTCTTTGAAACAACTTGCAGCACTGATCAAGGAGCTGCTTATTTTGCCTGACTTTTCTTCTGACCGGTTGAGAGAAgtaagaagaaaagggaaggtCCTCAGGACATAGTGGTCAGTGAAGAGGTCAAGCAACGCCTTGCTGTTCAAGACGCTAAGGGTGTCAAATATTTGCCTTTTGTGCAACGCTATGCTGAACTTGCTCGCGAATATACAGAGATAACTCCAGCCAACATCGAGCAATTCCTCTCTGCAGTCATCAGCTCAGTCTCTTCCTGTAGCCAGAAGACCACTCTCTTTTTCAGGCAGTCTTTGAAGGTCTTTAGTTCAACGCATTGAAGATTTTAGGCCGTTTTAGCTTGAACCTCACCTCAAAGCATTTTCTCAGCTCTTTTCATAAGAGGTGAAAGTGGAAGTCTTCAGAAAGTAGCTTTAGCTAATCGGGAAACGAGCGAAAGTAATTTTACGAAGAAGCAATATAAATAATCCGCTCTAATTTCTCTGAGCCGCCTGCTCCGCTTCAATAGTTCCAAGAAGATTGCAAAAAGAAGCTAATAAAGTTCGCAAACCCAAGATAGGCGCTACGACTCTATTCTTAGGAACTGGCAACTTAAAAGAACAAAGCAAAGCAATACGCTTTGATTTCCGATGTGGCATTGATCCTGCGAAACAAGGGCTTGCTGGCTGAGGCAGGATTGGCATACCGTGCCGGCAGAAATGCAGGTGCTGCTTTGTAGTGCTTGCGATAGGCAGCTATGGGCGACCAAAGGGTCGCAAGGGAGTATATAAGCTACCTTGGCGAGTTGAGCTTGTTCTAGCAGGCCATTGCTGCCTGTTATGAGTTTGCTGCTCGTTTTGGCTTTGAGAGCAGGGCGGGATTCGAGGAGAGTCTGAAGGGAGTGGACGCCGCCCGCGGGAAATATCTGAAGGAAGGACTGAAGACGAATTGCTTCTCACAGGCAATCGACGTGGAGGCAGCGATCAAAATTGCCAATGAATCAAAAGAAAGACTTTGATTCAGACATATCTACAGGCAAATGCCTTTGATCACCATCATAATCATCTTAGAATATCACGTATCAAAAGATATATTGCAGGATTAGTTTAAGTTAGAATGTTAATGGTAGTAAAGATGATATTGTTGTGTTAATGATGATCAGTTTAGTATTTCGATTTATCCTCCAATGTTATTGGctgcaaagaaaacaaagattttTTGGTCTTTCCAATATTCCTCAAGCAGTGTAATCGGATGCCTCAATTTCTTAAAAGGGATATAGAAGCTTCCGGTTAAGGCTTCTGTATCGATGGATAATTCAATTGTTTCGTTTGCGGGGACAAAGAGTTATTTCAAATACTGGGAAGGACATCTGGCGTCTATGCATATGCTTGCAAAAGAGGCACCAGGCATGCCATGGTACTCGGCAGCTCCCACGTCATTCAAGACTTggaatttttgtttgttgtatTCTGCGATGATGCCAAGGTTCAGGATAATGCCAACAGGGCTTCCAGGCTAACCGTAAGAATTGATTCGAAACGTAATAGTGGAATTACCTTTGGGGAGGCTCTACCGACTAGTTAATAGGTATAGAATTTTCGCCGAACGATCATTTTGAGTTGCTTTTGATCCGTTGATATTGTAGTAATGGGCATAACCAGTGGAGGGATCCCAAGTGTAGGAGCCAGAATTGGCCACATTGAATGCGCATAAAAGGAAGAGTAAAGTTATTGAGAGTTTGAGCATTGATTCTGATATGGTTGAGTTGCTTCGCAATAAGAATAATGATAATAGATTGATTGATTTTAGGTCAAGAAATTAAGCTATTTCC harbors:
- the LOC116245449 gene encoding LOW QUALITY PROTEIN: uncharacterized protein LOC116245449 (The sequence of the model RefSeq protein was modified relative to this genomic sequence to represent the inferred CDS: substituted 4 bases at 4 genomic stop codons); amino-acid sequence: MLRNIFDEFISKGGPDMLIGDAAVAATVLEVLCLGAGQDVGRSCVCVTLKDKTIMFDSGIHMLYSDSRRYPDFSQLYSPPNSINQAVHLVLLTHFHLDHCGALPYLTXHHGYSGPILASTPTKALLPLMLEDYRKVITEQKKEEQFYVFTAGEVRASADRVKSIGLFETVEVNGIRVTSYYAGHVLGACMFHVEYGGLSVVYTGDYNSYADRHLGAASAPRLSPNLLITETTYATTIRDTKRDRERTMLQLITXTVEKGGKVLIPVFALGRAQELSVLLESYWKRTDSSVPIYFSAGLIERANLFYRLFVDWQNXKIQEEFANGDNMFEFKKVKPFDKSLLKADMPYVLFATPGMLHGGSSMQVFKEWCADERNTLIIPGYCVEGTLGNKLLRGAKEVMLDKKLYEVKMKVVNVSFSAHADAKGIINLLRNIDPXNIMLVHGDKMKMEAFAPLVQQQLSKPVYMPANLDRISIDCIPHSEI